The proteins below are encoded in one region of Amycolatopsis acidiphila:
- a CDS encoding serine protein kinase RIO, with protein sequence MRDQSHRRRRRFDEDTTYARTGRITEAERAWLAKQREDAYSDPVLPGGGDRYSTWDTGERGPTPYPDWVVTELAAVDTELGVLKTGKEADVHLLRRGLPDGSRECLLAAKRYRSSDHRQFHRDSGYLEGRRMRRSRETRAMASRTSFGRNLIAEQWAVAEFTALGRLWTVGLPVPYPVQRNGTELLLEFLGDADGNAAPRLEQLRPGRDELEYLWFQAERALTQLAAEGLAHGDLSAYNVLVHDDRLMLIDLPQVVDVFANPGGPDYLARDAANPARWFVVRGLEINVPELVAKLYEQAGLR encoded by the coding sequence GTGCGTGACCAATCACACCGTCGCCGTCGCCGGTTCGACGAGGACACCACCTACGCCCGCACGGGCCGCATCACCGAGGCCGAACGTGCCTGGCTCGCCAAGCAGCGCGAAGACGCCTACAGCGACCCCGTGCTCCCCGGCGGTGGTGACCGCTACTCCACCTGGGACACCGGCGAACGCGGCCCGACACCGTATCCGGACTGGGTGGTGACCGAGCTCGCCGCCGTCGACACCGAGCTCGGCGTGCTCAAGACCGGCAAGGAAGCCGACGTGCACCTGCTGCGGCGAGGCCTTCCCGACGGCTCACGGGAATGCCTTCTCGCCGCGAAGCGTTACCGCTCCAGCGACCACCGCCAGTTCCACCGTGACTCCGGCTACCTCGAGGGCCGCCGGATGCGGCGGTCCCGCGAAACCAGGGCGATGGCGAGTCGCACGTCCTTCGGCCGCAACCTCATCGCCGAGCAGTGGGCGGTGGCCGAGTTCACCGCACTGGGTCGTTTGTGGACAGTGGGCCTGCCGGTGCCGTACCCGGTGCAGCGCAACGGAACGGAGCTGCTCCTGGAGTTCCTCGGCGACGCGGACGGCAACGCCGCGCCGCGCCTGGAACAGCTGCGGCCAGGCCGGGACGAGCTGGAGTACCTGTGGTTCCAGGCGGAACGGGCGCTCACACAGCTTGCTGCGGAAGGACTTGCCCACGGTGACCTGTCGGCCTACAACGTGCTCGTCCACGACGACCGGCTGATGCTCATCGACCTGCCGCAGGTGGTCGACGTGTTCGCCAACCCCGGCGGCCCGGACTACCTTGCGCGCGACGCGGCGAACCCGGCCCGCTGGTTCGTCGTCCGTGGCCTCGAGATCAACGTCCCCGAGCTCGTGGCGAAGTTGTACGAACAGGCCGGTCTGCGGTGA
- a CDS encoding DEAD/DEAH box helicase has product MSITFESTSVTSFEDFNLPQPLLTVLRDQGMTSPFPIQSATLPDALAGRDVLGRAQTGSGKTLAFGLALLGRLGGGKARSKRPRALVLVPTRELAMQVADALTPLARSMNLWCRTVVGGMAFSRQADALNRGVDLLIATPGRLSDHVRQGTCVLSDVNFVALDEADQMADMGFLPQVREILDLTPPGGQRLLFSATLDGDVKKLVDRYLTDPVEHSVAPATASVDTMDHYVLQVSHQDKQAIITEIGAREGRTIMFVRTKHHVDRLAERLRARGVGAGALHGGKTQSQRNRVLADFKDGHTPVLVATDVAARGIHVDDVSLVLHVDPAADHKDYLHRAGRTARAGASGTVVTLVTHDQRRTVRRMTERAGVRAESTVVRPGDGELARITGAREPSGVPVVERRREPQPRRGGDRQGGRARGFGGHRQGGFREGGARPPRRDGRGPSRRTRD; this is encoded by the coding sequence GTGAGCATCACCTTCGAGTCCACTTCGGTGACCTCGTTCGAAGACTTCAACCTCCCGCAGCCCCTGTTGACGGTGCTGCGCGACCAGGGGATGACCTCCCCGTTCCCGATCCAGTCGGCCACCCTGCCCGACGCGCTCGCCGGGCGTGACGTGCTGGGCCGCGCGCAGACCGGCTCCGGCAAGACGCTGGCCTTCGGGCTGGCACTGCTGGGCAGGCTCGGCGGCGGCAAGGCCCGCTCCAAGCGACCGCGTGCCCTCGTGCTGGTCCCCACCCGCGAGCTGGCGATGCAGGTCGCCGACGCGCTCACCCCGCTGGCCCGGTCGATGAACCTGTGGTGCCGCACCGTCGTCGGCGGGATGGCCTTCAGCCGTCAGGCCGACGCGCTCAACCGCGGCGTCGACCTGCTCATCGCCACCCCCGGCCGGCTGTCCGACCACGTCCGGCAGGGCACCTGCGTGCTCTCCGATGTGAACTTCGTCGCCCTCGACGAGGCCGACCAGATGGCCGACATGGGCTTCCTGCCGCAGGTGCGGGAGATCCTCGACCTGACCCCGCCCGGCGGACAGCGCCTGCTGTTCTCCGCGACGCTCGACGGTGACGTCAAGAAGCTGGTCGACCGTTACCTGACCGACCCGGTCGAGCACTCGGTCGCGCCGGCCACCGCGAGCGTCGACACGATGGACCACTACGTGTTGCAGGTCTCGCACCAGGACAAGCAGGCGATCATCACCGAGATCGGCGCCCGCGAGGGCCGCACGATCATGTTCGTGCGCACCAAGCACCACGTCGACCGGCTCGCCGAGCGGCTGCGTGCGAGGGGCGTCGGGGCGGGTGCGCTGCACGGCGGCAAGACCCAGAGCCAGCGCAACCGCGTGCTGGCCGACTTCAAGGACGGCCACACCCCGGTGCTGGTCGCCACCGACGTCGCGGCCCGCGGCATCCACGTGGACGACGTCAGCCTGGTGCTGCACGTCGACCCGGCCGCCGACCACAAGGACTACCTGCACCGGGCGGGCCGCACCGCTCGCGCGGGCGCGTCCGGCACGGTGGTCACGCTCGTCACGCACGACCAGCGGCGGACCGTCCGGCGGATGACCGAGCGCGCCGGCGTGCGCGCGGAGTCCACCGTCGTGCGGCCCGGCGACGGCGAGCTGGCCCGGATCACCGGTGCCCGCGAGCCCAGCGGCGTGCCGGTGGTCGAGCGTCGTCGTGAGCCGCAGCCCCGCCGGGGCGGCGACCGCCAGGGTGGCCGCGCCCGCGGCTTCGGCGGTCACCGTCAGGGTGGCTTCCGCGAGGGCGGTGCCCGTCCGCCGCGGCGGGACGGCCGCGGTCCCTCGCGCCGCACGCGCGACTGA